The following are encoded together in the Cyanobacteriota bacterium genome:
- a CDS encoding M20 family metallopeptidase, with the protein MLDTIKSVAKTLEPRLIEIRHHLHSHPELSGQEYQTAAYVAGVLSSCGLHVREAVGKVGVVGDLMGDRADRILAIRTDMDALPIQERTGLPYSSKQAGVMHACGHDVHTTIGLGTAMVLSQLGTPLPGAYRFLFQPAEEVAQGAHWMVQDGVMEGVAAILGLHVFPATPLGCIGIRYGALTAAADDIELTIMGESGHGARPHEAVDAIWIAAQVITALQQSISRTQNPLRPVVLTFGTIQGGRAANVIADRVTLTGTVRSLHPETHEQLPAWIEQIIAGICQAYGATYKLNYQRVVPSVQNDPVLTRLLETAATEAWGSDRVKLLLEPSLGAEDFSCYLAHAPGTMFRLGVGKPEGITYPLHHPQFTVDDSAIFTGVVTMAYTAWRYWQLD; encoded by the coding sequence ATGCTTGATACTATTAAATCTGTTGCTAAAACGCTAGAACCACGGCTGATTGAGATTCGGCATCACCTCCACAGTCATCCTGAATTAAGTGGACAGGAGTATCAAACAGCAGCCTATGTAGCTGGGGTGTTGTCATCCTGTGGGTTGCACGTGCGGGAAGCTGTAGGCAAAGTGGGTGTGGTGGGTGATTTAATGGGCGATCGCGCCGATCGCATCCTTGCTATCCGCACAGATATGGATGCGTTACCCATTCAAGAACGAACTGGTCTGCCCTATAGCTCTAAGCAGGCTGGTGTGATGCATGCCTGTGGTCATGATGTGCACACTACGATTGGTTTAGGTACAGCAATGGTACTTTCCCAGTTGGGAACGCCATTACCGGGTGCTTATCGCTTCTTGTTCCAACCAGCGGAGGAAGTGGCTCAGGGTGCCCATTGGATGGTGCAAGATGGAGTTATGGAGGGGGTAGCTGCCATCTTAGGGTTGCATGTGTTTCCAGCTACGCCATTGGGATGTATTGGGATCCGCTATGGGGCGCTGACGGCTGCTGCCGATGACATCGAACTGACGATTATGGGCGAGTCGGGGCATGGTGCCCGTCCCCATGAGGCTGTGGATGCTATTTGGATTGCTGCCCAGGTGATTACTGCCCTGCAACAGTCTATCAGTCGCACACAAAATCCCCTGCGTCCTGTTGTCCTCACCTTTGGCACTATTCAGGGTGGACGTGCTGCTAATGTGATTGCTGATCGCGTGACCTTGACGGGCACGGTACGATCGCTGCATCCTGAAACCCACGAGCAGCTTCCGGCCTGGATTGAGCAGATCATTGCTGGTATTTGTCAGGCCTATGGTGCTACCTATAAGCTGAACTATCAACGAGTAGTGCCTTCGGTGCAAAATGATCCGGTGTTGACGCGATTGCTGGAAACTGCCGCCACGGAAGCCTGGGGTAGCGATCGGGTAAAACTCTTGCTAGAGCCATCCCTAGGGGCTGAAGACTTCTCTTGTTACCTAGCCCATGCTCCGGGCACAATGTTTCGCTTAGGTGTAGGCAAGCCTGAAGGGATAACCTATCCGCTTCACCATCCTCAATTCACTGTTGACGACTCTGCTATTTTTACGGGCGTTGTAACTATGGCTTATACAGCGTGGCGCTACTG